From Thalassospiraceae bacterium LMO-JJ14:
GTTCCGTTGGCCTGGTGCCGTTCATGAAGGTGGCGGCACGGCGCAGGCTTTTGTCGATGAACGTGCAACGGAGGCACAAGTCGATGCCTTGTTCAAAATTCTAAGCGGCGAGGAACAGGAACCGACCACGGTCTTCAATATCTATGGTTCGACGATAGAAACCGAACTCGATCCGGTTTTTACGGCCATTGAATTCGCGTGCGATATCGAAAACGCAACTGGATCTTTTAGCGTACCTAAGGTTATGGATTTCGAACTCGAGCCGATCAAGAACCCGGTCACCGGGGAAGATCACCGTGCGCAGATCAACCTCAAGACATCGTTTGAGTTCAAGGTCGGCGAAATGGCCAGCGCAACGATCAAGTCCCCCGGTCCGGAGATGCCGATGGATTGGGAAAAGGTTTACGGTGTGCTGTGCCACGTGACTTACGGTCCGTATGGCATCATCAAGGATCATCTTTTTGAAACAGCGGCGTAAGGCTAAGGCCGATGCTAGCCGGTTTGTTTTCAAGAATACTGCGTAAGGACCGCCAGATGGCGGTCCTTGTCCTTGCGCCTGTCTGCATCATTGCCTGGACCTATACCGCGCTCGGTGTCGGCATGAACATGACGGCTATCGACATGACGGGTATGGCCAGCGACATGGCGATGCCGCCGACTGCGTGGACGCCGATGAACAGTGCGCTGATGTTTGCCATGTGGTGGGTGATGATGGTGGCGATGATGCTGCCTTCAGCGGCGCCCATGCTTTTTCTGTACCAGCGTGTGGTCGCAAGGCGCAACCGTGATCGCGCGCTGGGTGATATGACGGTATTCGCCCTTGGCTATCTTGTGACCTGGGGCGGTTTCAGCCTCGCTGCGACGGGATTACACGCCGCAGGGGAACTGAGCGGCTGGGTTAATGGCATGATGGCGTCTTCCTCGCACCTGCTGAATGCCGTGCTCCTGATCGGGGCCGGGGGCTGGCAGTTGACCCCGGTTAAAAATCGTTGTCTTGAAGCTTGCCGTACCCCCGTGGTGTTCCTTAGCAGAATCTGGCGCCCGGGCGCCGGGGGGGCGTTTCGGATGGGCATTGTGCATGGGGTGTTCTGTGTCGGTTGTTGCTGGGCGATGATGCTTCTGCTGTTCGTCGGCGGGGTAATGAACCTTTACTGGATCGGCGGCCTTGCGCTGTTTGCATTGGCAGAGAAACTCACGCCAGGTTGGCCCTTGTTCGACCGGTTGACAGGCGGTGCGCTGATCCTTTCTGGGATGGCCGTACTGGTTCTTGGATAGCCACTAACGGATTTGCCCGCTGGGGGCTTTCCGGGCATAGTTTCGGCCATGGCCGAAGGCAACGTAAACAGTGTGGAATTGAGCAGCGGCGCACGCTTCGGTGTGGCGCCAGGTGATGCGCACAGCCATCTGGAACTGTTGGCCGATATGGGCCGCGATTTCGCGACCAGCCTCGATCTGGAAGCAACACTGGCGCGTGCCGTACAACGCATCACGGACTATGTCGATGCCGAGGCCGGTGCGTTGTTCATGCTGTCCCCGTCTGGGGAAAAACTGCTCTGCGATGCCTGCGTCGGGCCGGTGGAAATCACCGGTCTGGAGATTGCTGCCGATCAGGGGATCGTCGGGTTCTGCGTGCAGAACGACAGCGGACGCATCGTCCGCGATGTCGCCAAAGATCCCGATTTTAATGCCTCGGTCGACGACGAAACGGGCTTCAAGACAAAGTCGATCCTGTGCGCGCCGATGAGCGTCAAGGGCGAGCAGATCGGCGCCATCGAGTTGATCAACAAACGCGGCGGCGACGGCCTTTTTGACGATAATGACCTGCACCTGCTGCAGGCGCTTTCCGTTTCAGCCGGGCTGGCAGTTCTCAACGCCCGTATGGCGGCGGCGCTGGTCGAACAGGAACGGGTCAAGCGGGAACTCGAACTGGCCGCCGAAATTCAGCGCTCATTGCTGC
This genomic window contains:
- a CDS encoding DUF1326 domain-containing protein; translated protein: MSEYKDWMLRGPKIGGCSCDYGCPCEFNGRPTNGDCEGMEAMRIDEGYFEDVRLDGLVFAVRFRWPGAVHEGGGTAQAFVDERATEAQVDALFKILSGEEQEPTTVFNIYGSTIETELDPVFTAIEFACDIENATGSFSVPKVMDFELEPIKNPVTGEDHRAQINLKTSFEFKVGEMASATIKSPGPEMPMDWEKVYGVLCHVTYGPYGIIKDHLFETAA
- a CDS encoding DUF2182 domain-containing protein is translated as MAVLVLAPVCIIAWTYTALGVGMNMTAIDMTGMASDMAMPPTAWTPMNSALMFAMWWVMMVAMMLPSAAPMLFLYQRVVARRNRDRALGDMTVFALGYLVTWGGFSLAATGLHAAGELSGWVNGMMASSSHLLNAVLLIGAGGWQLTPVKNRCLEACRTPVVFLSRIWRPGAGGAFRMGIVHGVFCVGCCWAMMLLLFVGGVMNLYWIGGLALFALAEKLTPGWPLFDRLTGGALILSGMAVLVLG